A genomic stretch from Lathyrus oleraceus cultivar Zhongwan6 chromosome 2, CAAS_Psat_ZW6_1.0, whole genome shotgun sequence includes:
- the LOC127123091 gene encoding uncharacterized protein LOC127123091, with product MASTSNSSTVYSNVKVPLFEGENYDFLAVKMVTLFTYLDVLEFVQNRYEEPAPIEAEESSQRLEELKKKKKITNVGVLGMIQRAVSISIFPRIMRAKTSKEAWNILQQEFEGDSKVRTVKLQSLKRDYENERMKENESLNEYFNRLSKLVNQMKPHGDTIDDLIIVDKNLISLTEKFDPMVNVIEETNDLLTMYVQGLTESLRSYEQRLL from the coding sequence atggcTTCCACAAGCAACTCTTCTACAGTTTATAGCAATGTTAAAGTTCCTTTGTTTGAAGGAGAAAATTATGATTTTTTGGCTGTTAAAATGGTGACTCTATTCACCTATTTGGATGTCTTGGAGTTCGTCCAAAACAGGTATGAAGAACCAGCACCAATAGAGGCTGAAGAATCAAGCCAACGActtgaagaattgaagaagaaaaagaagatcacAAATGTTGGAGTTCTCGGGATGATTCAAAGAGCAGTCTCTATATCCATTTTCCCAAGGATTATGAGAGCAAAAACATCAAAGGAAGCATGGAATATTCTACAACAAGAGTTTGAAGGAGACTCAAAGGTGAGAACTGTGAAACTCCAATCTCTTAAGAGAGACTATGAAAATGAAAGAATGAAAGAGAATGAGAGTTTGAATGAATACTTTAATAGACTCTCTAaattggtgaatcaaatgaagCCACATGGAGATACAATAGATGATCTCATAATTGTTGATAAAAATTTGATTAGTTTGACAGAAAAATTTGATCCTATGGTGAACGTTATAGAAGAAACTAATGACCTATTAACTATGTATGTTCAAGGGTTGACGGAGTCTTTGAGGTCCTACGAACAAAGGTTGTTATGA
- the LOC127123092 gene encoding uncharacterized protein LOC127123092: protein MAEDGMKEHQINGAKSVRVILITRMFVGTRANHNVTIAREGENDEGNLFFACQKAFQEDKNVWYLDSGCSNHMTGKKEAFINIDSSFGSKVKLGNGEHVEVKRKGRIGVTTKQGSKVIHDTIYVQELDENLLSIGQLLEHGYSLNFENRECKIFDSKRRNVVVVKMTSNRSFPLSLNYEKKSA from the exons ATGGCGGAAGATGGCATGAAGGAGCATCAAATAAATGGTGCGAAATCTGTAAGAGTAATACTCATAACGAGAATGTTTGTTGGAACAAGAGCAAACCACAATGTCACAATTGCAAGAG AAGGAGAAAATGATGAAGGTAATTTGTTCTTTGCTTGTCAAAAAGCATTTCAAGAAGATAAAAATGTGTGGTATTTGGATAGCGGTTGTAGCAATCATATGACCGGAAAGAAAGAAGCTTTTATAAACATTGATTCTTCATTTGGCTCAAAAGTTAAATTGGGAAATGGAGAACATGTTGAAGTAAAAAGAAAAGGCCGCATTGGAGTTACAACAAAGCAAGGAAGCAAAGTCATTCATGACACTATTTATGTGCAAGAGTTGGATGAGAACTTGCTAAGCATTGGACAACTTTTGGAGCATGGCTATTCTCTAAATTTTGAGAATCGTGAGTGCAAAATTTTTGATTCAAAGAGaagaaatgttgttgttgtaaaAATGACCAGTAATAGAAGCTTTCCACTTTCTCTTAATTATGAAAAAAAATCAGCATAA